One Canis lupus familiaris isolate Mischka breed German Shepherd chromosome 20, alternate assembly UU_Cfam_GSD_1.0, whole genome shotgun sequence genomic region harbors:
- the PNPLA6 gene encoding patatin-like phospholipase domain-containing protein 6 isoform X3: METSRLGPAVTSSGAEDWTEWDGDGGAPASGEGSAGRVCDAQPVPFVPQVLGVMIGAGVAVLVTAVLILLLVRRLRVPKTPAPEGPRYRFRKRDKVLFYGRKIMRKVSQSTSSLVDASVSTTSRPRMKKKLKMLNIAKKILRIQKEAPTLQRKEPPPAVLEADLTEGDLANSHLPSEVLYMLKNVRVLGHFEKPLFLELCRHMVFQRLSQGDYVFRPGQPDASIYVVQDGLLELCLPGPDGKECVVKEVVPGDSVNSLLSILDVITGHQHPQRTVSARAARDSTVLRLPVEAFSAVFTKYPESLVRVVQIIMVRLQRVTFLALHNYLGLTNELFSHEIQPLRLFPSPGLPSRTSPVRGSKRVVSASAAEEPRETPGRPPDPTGAPLPGPTGDPVKPTSLEAPSAPLLSRCISMPVDISGLQGGPRSDFDMAYERGRISVSLQEEASGGPQAAPARTPTQEPREQPAGACEHSYYEDELATGGCPFGPYQGRQTSSIFEAAKRELAKLMRIEDPSLLNSRVLLHHAKAGTIIARQGDQDVSLHFVLWGCLHVYQRMIDKAEDVCLFVAQPGELVGQLAVLTGEPLIFTLRAQRDCTFLRISKSDFYEIMRAQPSVVLSAAHTVAARMSPFVRQMDFAIDWTAVEAGRALYRQGDRSDCTYIVLNGRLRSVIQRGSGKKELVGEYGRGDLIGVVEALTRQPRATTVHAVRDTELAKLPEGTLGHIKRRYPQVVTRLIHLLSQKILGNLQQLQGPFPGSGLGVPPHSELTNPASNLATVAVLPVCAEVPMVAFTLELQHALQAIGPTLLLNSDIIRARLGASALDSIQEFRLSGWLAQQEDAHRIVLYQTDASLTPWTVRCLRQADCILIVGLGDQEPTLGQLEQMLENTAVRALKQLVLLHREEGPGPTRTVEWLNMRSWCSGHLHLRCPRRLFSRRSPAKLHELYEKVFSRRADRHSDFSRLARVLTGNTIALVLGGGGARGCSHIGVLKALEEAGVPVDLVGGTSIGSFIGALYAEERSASRTKQRAREWAKSMTSVMEPVLDLTYPVTSMFTGSAFNRSIHRVFQDKQIEDLWLPYFNVTTDITASAMRVHKDGSLWRYVRASMTLSGYLPPLCDPKDGHLLMDGGYINNLPADIARSMGAKTVIAIDVGSQDETDLSTYGDSLSGWWLLWKRLNPWADKIKVPDMAEIQSRLAYVSCVRQLEVVKSSSYCEYLRPPIDCFKTMDFGKFDQIYDVGYQYGKAVFGGWSRGDIIEKMLTDRRSADLNESRRADVLAFPSSGFTDLAEIVSRIEPPTTSYVSDGCADGEESDCLTEYEEDAGPDCSRDEGGSPEGASPSTASEMEEEKSVLRHRRCVPLEPPTTAADA, encoded by the exons ATGGAGACGTCGAGGCTCGGGCCGGCCGTGACCTCCTCGGGGGCGGAGGACTGGACCGAATGGGATGGGGACGGGGGCGCTCCGGCCTCCGGGGAGGGCTCGGCAGGCCGGGTATGCGATGCGCAGCCAGTGCCCTTCGTCCCGCAGGTGCTGGGCGTGATGATTGGGGCCGGAGTCGCGGTGCTGGTCACGGCCGTGCTCATCCTCCTGCTGGTGCGGAGGCTGCGAGTGCCGA AAACGCCAGCCCCGGAGGGGCCCCGCTACCGATTCCGGAAGAGGGACAAAGTGCTCTTCTACGGTCGGAAGATTATGCGGAAG GTATCACAGTCCACTTCCTCCCTGGTGGACGCGTCTGTCTCCACCACTTCCCGGCCCCGCATGAAGAAGAAACttaagatgctcaacattgccAAGAA GATCCTGCGTATCCAGAAGGAGGCACCAACGCTGCAGCGGAAGGAGCCCCCACCTGCGGTGCTGGAGGCTGACCTGACGGAGGGTGACCTGGCTAACTCCCACCTGCCCTCCGAGGTGCTCTACATGCTCAAGAATGTCCG GGTGCTGGGCCACTTCGAGAAACCACTCTTCTTGGAGCTCTGCCGACACATGGTTTTCCAGCGGCTCAGCCAGGGTGACTATGTCTTCCGGCCAGGCCAGCCAGATGCCAGTATCTATGTGGTGCAGGATGGGCTGCTGGAGCTCTGTCTGCCAGGGCCT GATGGGAAGGAGTGTGTGGTGAAGGAGGTGGTCCCTGGGGACAGTGTCAACAGCCTTCTGAGCATCCTGGACGTCATCACC GGCCACCAGCACCCCCAGCGGACGGTGTCTGCCCGGGCAGCCCGCGACTCCACAGTGCTGCGGCTGCCAGTGGAGGCCTTCTCCGCCGTGTTCACCAAGTACCCCGAGAGCTTGGTGCGGGTCGTACAG ATCATCATGGTGAGGCTGCAGCGGGTCACCTTTCTGGCACTTCACAACTACCTGGGTCTGACCAACGAGCTGTTTAGCCAC GAGATCCAGCCCCTGCGCCtcttccccagccctggccttCCCTCCCGTACCAGCCCTGTGCGTGGCTCCAAGCGGGTGGTCAGTGCCTCAGCTGCTGAGGAGCCTCGGGAGACTCCTGGCCGGCCGCCTGACCCCACCGGGGCCCCACTGCCTGGACCTACAG GGGACCCGGTGAAGCCCACATCCCTggaggctccctctgcccccctgctgAGTCGCTGCATCTCCATGCCCGTGGACATCTCAG GCTTGCAAGGTGGCCCCCGCTCAGACTTTGACATGGCGTATGAACGTGGCCGGATCTCCGTGTCCCTGCAGGAAGAGGCTTCAGGGGGGCCCCAGGCAGCTCCTGCTCGG ACCCCCACTCAGGAGCCCCGGGAGCAGCCAGCAGGTGCCTGTGAGCACAGCTACTACGAGGACGAGTTGGCCACCGGTGGGTGCCCCTTCGGGCCCTACCAGGGACGCCAGACAAGCAGCATCTTCGAGGCAGCGAAGCGGGAGCTGGCAAAACTGATGCGGATTGAG GACCCATCCCTCCTGAACAGCCGGGTCTTGCTACATCATGCCAAAGCTGGCACCATCATCGCCCGCCAGGGGGACCAG GATGTGAGCCTGCACTTTGTGCTGTGGGGCTGCTTGCATGTCTACCAACGCATGATCGACAAGGCAGAGGATGTATGCTTGTTCGTGGCACAACCTGGGGAGCTGGTGGGGCAGCTGGCAGTGCTCACGGGCGAGCCCCTCATCTTCACACTGAGAGCCCAGCGTGATTGCACCTTCCTGAGGATTTCTAAGTCCGACTTCTATGA GATCATGCGTGCACAGCCTAGTGTGGTGCTGAGTGCTGCGCACACCGTGGCCGCCAGGATGTCGCCCTTTGTGCGCCAGATGGACTTTGCCATCGATTGGACGGCGGTGGAGGCAGGCCGCGCTTTGTACAG GCAGGGTGACCGCTCCGACTGCACCTACATTGTGCTCAATGGGCGGCTGCGCAGTGTCATCCAGCGCGGCAGCGGCAAGAAGGAGCTGGTGGGCGAGTACGGCCGTGGGGACCTCATTGGCGTG GTGGAGGCGCTGACACGGCAGCCACGTGCCACAACGGTGCACGCGGTGCGGGACACAGAGCTGGCCAAACTCCCGGAGGGCACTCTGGGCCACATCAAACGTCGATACCCACAG GTCGTGACTCGCCTCATCCACCTGCTAAGCCAGAAAATTTTGGGGAATTTGCAGCAGCTGCAAGGACCCTTCCCAG GCTCAGGACTAGGCGTTCCCCCTCACTCGGAGCTTACCAACCCAGCCAGCAACCTGGCAACAGTGGCCGTCCTGCCAGTGTGTGCCGAGGTGCCCATGGTGGCCTTCACTCTGGAGCTGCAGCATGCTCTGCAAGCGATTG GTCCCACGCTCCTCCTCAACAGTGACATCATCCGGGCCCGCCTGGGGGCCTCTGCTCTGGATAG CATCCAGGAGTTCCGGCTCTCAGGGTGGCTTGCCCAGCAGGAGGATGCGCACCGCATAGTGCTCTACCAGACTGACGCATCGCTGACGCCCTGGACAGTCCGCTGCTTACGCCAGGCCGACTGCATCCTCATCGTGGGCCTGGGCGACCAGGAGCCCACGCTCGGCCAG CTGGAGCAAATGCTGGAGAATACAGCAGTGCGTGCCCTCAAGCAGCTGGTGCTGCTACACCGTGAGGAAGGCCCAGGCCCTACGCGCACTGTGGAGTGGCTCAACATGCGCAGCTGGTGCTCGGGGCACTTGCATCTGCGCTGTCCACGCCGCCTCTTCTCTCGCCGCAGCCCTGCCAAGCTG CACGAGCTCTACGAGAAGGTTTTCTCGAGGCGCGCGGACCGGCACAGCGACTTCTCCCGCTTGGCACGGGTGCTCACAGGCAACACCATCGCCCTGGtgctgggtgggggcggggccag GGGCTGCTCACATATCGGGGTGCTGAAGGCATTGGAGGAGGCAGGCGTCCCTGTCGACCTGGTGGGTGGCACATCCATCGGCTCCTTCATCGGGGCCTTGTACGCAGAGGAGCGAAGTGCCAGTCGTACCAAGCAGCGGGCCCGGGAGTGGGCCAAG AGCATGACTTCGGTGATGGAGCCTGTGCTGGACCTCACGTACCCTGTCACCTCCATGTTCACCGGCTCGGCCTTCAACCGCAGCATCCATCGAGTCTTCCAGGACAAGCAGATCGAG GACCTGTGGCTGCCGTATTTCAATGTGACCACGGACATCACCGCCTCAGCCATGCGTGTCCACAAAGATG gctccctgtggcggTACGTACGCGCCAGCATGACGCTCTCGGGCTACCTGCCCCCGCTGTGCGACCCGAAGGACGGGCACCTCCTCATGGACGGCGGCTACATCAACAACCTGCCAG CGGACATCGCCCGCAGCATGGGTGCCAAGACAGTCATCGCCATCGACGTGGGAAGCCAGGATGAGACGGACCTCAGCACCTATGGGGACAGCCTGTCTGGCTGGTGGCTGCTGTGGAAGCGGCTGAACCCCTGGGCAGACAAGATCAAGGTTCCAGACATGGCCGAGATCCAGTCTCGCCTGGCCTACGTGTCCTGCGTGCGGCAGCTGGAGGTGGTTAAGTCCAGCTCCTACTGCGAGTACCTGCGCCCGCCCATCGACTGCTTCAAGACCATGGACTTCGGGAAGTTCGATCAGATCTAT GATGTGGGCTACCAGTACGGGAAGGCGGTGTTCGGGGGCTGGAGCCGGGGCGACATCA
- the PNPLA6 gene encoding patatin-like phospholipase domain-containing protein 6 isoform X4, which translates to MEAPLQTGMVLGVMIGAGVAVLVTAVLILLLVRRLRVPKTPAPEGPRYRFRKRDKVLFYGRKIMRKVSQSTSSLVDASVSTTSRPRMKKKLKMLNIAKKILRIQKEAPTLQRKEPPPAVLEADLTEGDLANSHLPSEVLYMLKNVRVLGHFEKPLFLELCRHMVFQRLSQGDYVFRPGQPDASIYVVQDGLLELCLPGPDGKECVVKEVVPGDSVNSLLSILDVITGHQHPQRTVSARAARDSTVLRLPVEAFSAVFTKYPESLVRVVQIIMVRLQRVTFLALHNYLGLTNELFSHEIQPLRLFPSPGLPSRTSPVRGSKRVVSASAAEEPRETPGRPPDPTGAPLPGPTGDPVKPTSLEAPSAPLLSRCISMPVDISGLQGGPRSDFDMAYERGRISVSLQEEASGGPQAAPARTPTQEPREQPAGACEHSYYEDELATGGCPFGPYQGRQTSSIFEAAKRELAKLMRIEDPSLLNSRVLLHHAKAGTIIARQGDQDVSLHFVLWGCLHVYQRMIDKAEDVCLFVAQPGELVGQLAVLTGEPLIFTLRAQRDCTFLRISKSDFYEIMRAQPSVVLSAAHTVAARMSPFVRQMDFAIDWTAVEAGRALYRQGDRSDCTYIVLNGRLRSVIQRGSGKKELVGEYGRGDLIGVVEALTRQPRATTVHAVRDTELAKLPEGTLGHIKRRYPQVVTRLIHLLSQKILGNLQQLQGPFPGSGLGVPPHSELTNPASNLATVAVLPVCAEVPMVAFTLELQHALQAIGPTLLLNSDIIRARLGASALDSIQEFRLSGWLAQQEDAHRIVLYQTDASLTPWTVRCLRQADCILIVGLGDQEPTLGQLEQMLENTAVRALKQLVLLHREEGPGPTRTVEWLNMRSWCSGHLHLRCPRRLFSRRSPAKLHELYEKVFSRRADRHSDFSRLARVLTGNTIALVLGGGGARGCSHIGVLKALEEAGVPVDLVGGTSIGSFIGALYAEERSASRTKQRAREWAKSMTSVMEPVLDLTYPVTSMFTGSAFNRSIHRVFQDKQIEDLWLPYFNVTTDITASAMRVHKDGSLWRYVRASMTLSGYLPPLCDPKDGHLLMDGGYINNLPADIARSMGAKTVIAIDVGSQDETDLSTYGDSLSGWWLLWKRLNPWADKIKVPDMAEIQSRLAYVSCVRQLEVVKSSSYCEYLRPPIDCFKTMDFGKFDQIYDVGYQYGKAVFGGWSRGDIIEKMLTDRRSADLNESRRADVLAFPSSGFTDLAEIVSRIEPPTTSYVSDGCADGEESDCLTEYEEDAGPDCSRDEGGSPEGASPSTASEMEEEKSVLRHRRCVPLEPPTTAADA; encoded by the exons ATGGAGGCTCCACTGCAAACGGGAATG GTGCTGGGCGTGATGATTGGGGCCGGAGTCGCGGTGCTGGTCACGGCCGTGCTCATCCTCCTGCTGGTGCGGAGGCTGCGAGTGCCGA AAACGCCAGCCCCGGAGGGGCCCCGCTACCGATTCCGGAAGAGGGACAAAGTGCTCTTCTACGGTCGGAAGATTATGCGGAAG GTATCACAGTCCACTTCCTCCCTGGTGGACGCGTCTGTCTCCACCACTTCCCGGCCCCGCATGAAGAAGAAACttaagatgctcaacattgccAAGAA GATCCTGCGTATCCAGAAGGAGGCACCAACGCTGCAGCGGAAGGAGCCCCCACCTGCGGTGCTGGAGGCTGACCTGACGGAGGGTGACCTGGCTAACTCCCACCTGCCCTCCGAGGTGCTCTACATGCTCAAGAATGTCCG GGTGCTGGGCCACTTCGAGAAACCACTCTTCTTGGAGCTCTGCCGACACATGGTTTTCCAGCGGCTCAGCCAGGGTGACTATGTCTTCCGGCCAGGCCAGCCAGATGCCAGTATCTATGTGGTGCAGGATGGGCTGCTGGAGCTCTGTCTGCCAGGGCCT GATGGGAAGGAGTGTGTGGTGAAGGAGGTGGTCCCTGGGGACAGTGTCAACAGCCTTCTGAGCATCCTGGACGTCATCACC GGCCACCAGCACCCCCAGCGGACGGTGTCTGCCCGGGCAGCCCGCGACTCCACAGTGCTGCGGCTGCCAGTGGAGGCCTTCTCCGCCGTGTTCACCAAGTACCCCGAGAGCTTGGTGCGGGTCGTACAG ATCATCATGGTGAGGCTGCAGCGGGTCACCTTTCTGGCACTTCACAACTACCTGGGTCTGACCAACGAGCTGTTTAGCCAC GAGATCCAGCCCCTGCGCCtcttccccagccctggccttCCCTCCCGTACCAGCCCTGTGCGTGGCTCCAAGCGGGTGGTCAGTGCCTCAGCTGCTGAGGAGCCTCGGGAGACTCCTGGCCGGCCGCCTGACCCCACCGGGGCCCCACTGCCTGGACCTACAG GGGACCCGGTGAAGCCCACATCCCTggaggctccctctgcccccctgctgAGTCGCTGCATCTCCATGCCCGTGGACATCTCAG GCTTGCAAGGTGGCCCCCGCTCAGACTTTGACATGGCGTATGAACGTGGCCGGATCTCCGTGTCCCTGCAGGAAGAGGCTTCAGGGGGGCCCCAGGCAGCTCCTGCTCGG ACCCCCACTCAGGAGCCCCGGGAGCAGCCAGCAGGTGCCTGTGAGCACAGCTACTACGAGGACGAGTTGGCCACCGGTGGGTGCCCCTTCGGGCCCTACCAGGGACGCCAGACAAGCAGCATCTTCGAGGCAGCGAAGCGGGAGCTGGCAAAACTGATGCGGATTGAG GACCCATCCCTCCTGAACAGCCGGGTCTTGCTACATCATGCCAAAGCTGGCACCATCATCGCCCGCCAGGGGGACCAG GATGTGAGCCTGCACTTTGTGCTGTGGGGCTGCTTGCATGTCTACCAACGCATGATCGACAAGGCAGAGGATGTATGCTTGTTCGTGGCACAACCTGGGGAGCTGGTGGGGCAGCTGGCAGTGCTCACGGGCGAGCCCCTCATCTTCACACTGAGAGCCCAGCGTGATTGCACCTTCCTGAGGATTTCTAAGTCCGACTTCTATGA GATCATGCGTGCACAGCCTAGTGTGGTGCTGAGTGCTGCGCACACCGTGGCCGCCAGGATGTCGCCCTTTGTGCGCCAGATGGACTTTGCCATCGATTGGACGGCGGTGGAGGCAGGCCGCGCTTTGTACAG GCAGGGTGACCGCTCCGACTGCACCTACATTGTGCTCAATGGGCGGCTGCGCAGTGTCATCCAGCGCGGCAGCGGCAAGAAGGAGCTGGTGGGCGAGTACGGCCGTGGGGACCTCATTGGCGTG GTGGAGGCGCTGACACGGCAGCCACGTGCCACAACGGTGCACGCGGTGCGGGACACAGAGCTGGCCAAACTCCCGGAGGGCACTCTGGGCCACATCAAACGTCGATACCCACAG GTCGTGACTCGCCTCATCCACCTGCTAAGCCAGAAAATTTTGGGGAATTTGCAGCAGCTGCAAGGACCCTTCCCAG GCTCAGGACTAGGCGTTCCCCCTCACTCGGAGCTTACCAACCCAGCCAGCAACCTGGCAACAGTGGCCGTCCTGCCAGTGTGTGCCGAGGTGCCCATGGTGGCCTTCACTCTGGAGCTGCAGCATGCTCTGCAAGCGATTG GTCCCACGCTCCTCCTCAACAGTGACATCATCCGGGCCCGCCTGGGGGCCTCTGCTCTGGATAG CATCCAGGAGTTCCGGCTCTCAGGGTGGCTTGCCCAGCAGGAGGATGCGCACCGCATAGTGCTCTACCAGACTGACGCATCGCTGACGCCCTGGACAGTCCGCTGCTTACGCCAGGCCGACTGCATCCTCATCGTGGGCCTGGGCGACCAGGAGCCCACGCTCGGCCAG CTGGAGCAAATGCTGGAGAATACAGCAGTGCGTGCCCTCAAGCAGCTGGTGCTGCTACACCGTGAGGAAGGCCCAGGCCCTACGCGCACTGTGGAGTGGCTCAACATGCGCAGCTGGTGCTCGGGGCACTTGCATCTGCGCTGTCCACGCCGCCTCTTCTCTCGCCGCAGCCCTGCCAAGCTG CACGAGCTCTACGAGAAGGTTTTCTCGAGGCGCGCGGACCGGCACAGCGACTTCTCCCGCTTGGCACGGGTGCTCACAGGCAACACCATCGCCCTGGtgctgggtgggggcggggccag GGGCTGCTCACATATCGGGGTGCTGAAGGCATTGGAGGAGGCAGGCGTCCCTGTCGACCTGGTGGGTGGCACATCCATCGGCTCCTTCATCGGGGCCTTGTACGCAGAGGAGCGAAGTGCCAGTCGTACCAAGCAGCGGGCCCGGGAGTGGGCCAAG AGCATGACTTCGGTGATGGAGCCTGTGCTGGACCTCACGTACCCTGTCACCTCCATGTTCACCGGCTCGGCCTTCAACCGCAGCATCCATCGAGTCTTCCAGGACAAGCAGATCGAG GACCTGTGGCTGCCGTATTTCAATGTGACCACGGACATCACCGCCTCAGCCATGCGTGTCCACAAAGATG gctccctgtggcggTACGTACGCGCCAGCATGACGCTCTCGGGCTACCTGCCCCCGCTGTGCGACCCGAAGGACGGGCACCTCCTCATGGACGGCGGCTACATCAACAACCTGCCAG CGGACATCGCCCGCAGCATGGGTGCCAAGACAGTCATCGCCATCGACGTGGGAAGCCAGGATGAGACGGACCTCAGCACCTATGGGGACAGCCTGTCTGGCTGGTGGCTGCTGTGGAAGCGGCTGAACCCCTGGGCAGACAAGATCAAGGTTCCAGACATGGCCGAGATCCAGTCTCGCCTGGCCTACGTGTCCTGCGTGCGGCAGCTGGAGGTGGTTAAGTCCAGCTCCTACTGCGAGTACCTGCGCCCGCCCATCGACTGCTTCAAGACCATGGACTTCGGGAAGTTCGATCAGATCTAT GATGTGGGCTACCAGTACGGGAAGGCGGTGTTCGGGGGCTGGAGCCGGGGCGACATCA